A segment of the Candidatus Hadarchaeales archaeon genome:
CTCGGGGTGAAAGGTAAGGTCGTACCGGTGTATGATGTGGATGAGATGGTTAAGAGAAAGATAACCACTTCGCCAGCTGTTCTGATAAACGGAAAGCTAGTTTCAAGCGGATCGGTACCAAGCATACAAGAGATAAAATCTTGGTTGCGGAAATAATCCCTTAGAAGAATCTTCTCAGGAATACCACGATAGTGATGATTATGATTATCGCTGCGAGTACGGCAAGAGGCATAACAAGCTCTCTCGGCGGGAGCGAAACCGGTGGAGCGGAGTAGACAATTGTTAGGATTCTCTCCGTCACATTTCCTGCAGGATCAACGATTCTGATGCGGAAGACGTTTGTTCCCGGAGAGAGCATGAGTGTCGTGTTGAAGGAGCCGGCGCTCACCGACACTGGGTTTCCGTTTATCGTCATTCTTGATCCGGGCTCGAGTCTTCCGCTCAGGGTAATGGTGTTCGTGGACGATTCTCCGAACCAGCCAGTTGCTGTCTCTGTCAGGGCAATTCCAGTGATGGTCAGCTCAAGTGTGGACGGCGTTGTGTCTATGATTATGCGGTAGATTGCGGTTTCACTTTCTCCTCCAGTATCAACAGCTCTCACTCTGAAGATGTATTCCCCGTCCGGTAGATCGGAGTAAGATGTAGAAGTTTCTGTCGTCGCTTTCCAGCTTTCGTCATAACCGTCAAGGCGATAGTAGTACATCACTGGGCTTGGTCCGCCTACAGATGTCCATGAGAATGATGGAGAGTTTCGGGAAGTTGGAGTATCTGCTGTAATGTTGCTTGATATTTCGGGCTTCTGCGGAGGATAGAGGTCTAGCTTCGCCTGAACGGTTGAGTGTGCGGCAGGGTTGGCGTTCCCGACCCCATCCTCCAGCCATAGATATATTGTTCTTACACCCTCTCCTGGCACGGACAGGTTTGAAATAATACCCGTTGCCGGTGCGCTCCCGTTGTAGTCTGATGGACTGGTCGGCGGGGAGTCGAATTTGTAGTATGCCATGACTACACCGGACGGATCAGGAGGATTAGTCCAAGTAAGTGTGAATGAGTTGATTTTTGTCCAGTTGTCTGGGGATATTTGGAGATTGATCGGCGCAGCTGGTGGAATCGTGTCTACTCTGAAGCTCCAGACAGATGACCATGGGCCATCGTTTCCTGCATTGTCTCTTGCCTTTACCCTCCAGTAGTATACACCGTCCGGAAGGACGGAAGTTGTGACACTGGAAGTACCTGTTGTTGACCAGACCGTAAGGGTTGTTGTGAATACGAGTGGGGCTGTGAACGTGTTCTCGTTGTCAACCTCTATCGTGTAGACGACCGGTAGGGAGTTCTCAAAGACGTTGTTCCAGACGAGAGTGGGTGTGTTATCGTTCGTGTTCTCCCCATCGGGCGGCGAGACGAGAGATGGTGCAGCTGGTGGAATCGTGTCTACTCTGAAACTCCAGACAGACGACCATCCGCCCTCATTTCCTGCATTGTCTCTAGCTCTCACCCTCCAGTACCAGACTCCATCGGAAAGATTAGGTGTGGTCCAGTTGTTGTCAGTTATCCAGCCGGAGCTTGCGTTCTCGTACGGGAAGGTTGCATTGTCACTAACGGAGACATAATACCAAACAGGTGGAGAGCCGTCAATCAAGCTCTGCCACTGCAGGATTGGTGTGTTATCGTTCGTGTTCTCCCCATTTATTGGGTAAATGAGGGTTGGGATTCCTATGTACATATCGACGTCTATCGCATCAGGCTCGGTGTACGGATCCTGTTTTTCACCTCCCAAATTTATGGCATTCTCAACGATAACGTCTACGCCGGAGACCTCCTCATCAACATCGGCTATGGTGTAGTTTGCCTCGTAAGTCCTTGACGATGTCCACGCTCCAGAGTTGAATGTTAGTGTTCCGGATGCCACTATGTCCGGATCGAAAGCTATATCCGGATCAACGGAAGTATCCATATCCTCGTTGTATGTTATCGTTATCGTCAGAGTTCCTCCGTCGTCCGATTCTGTTATGAGGTTGTCGCTTATATTAACCGAAACAACCTGCGGTGCGGCCCGCGATGGACCGGCAAGTATTACCAAGGAAAGAAAGAAAAGAACAGTTGTGAAAAAAGCCATCTTCCTCAACAGTTTCTTACCATCGGAGCTGTGGGTTGGATATTTTCTAATACTATTTGTAGAATTGCAACTTGCGAGATTTTCGCAAGATTCTTTTATACTATCCCAAGGATAGATAGATTCACCCCTTCCAGCTTAGTTTTTAAAGATATATAAATCCTCCGGCAAACCAAAATAAGCCCGAAAGCGGTGATTTATTGAGCGAGTATGCTGAGAACAAGGGTCCTCTTTGGTGATATTCAGGAAACGTTGTCGGGTCTCGATCTAAAAGGGAAAGGGCTCCTCTGCTCTCGAAGAAGACTCAACTTGAAAATCGCCGATTTGGATTTAGATCTTCTGCCCGTATCTCCCGAACCAACGATTGATGATATCAGGAAGTACCATGTGCAGATACGCGAGAAAGAGTATGACTATGTGCTTGCGATTGGCGGTGGAAGCGTTATCGACACGGCAAAAATCCTTGCAGCTCTCATGACGAACGACGGAGATCCGGCAGACTTCGTCGGCGAGGATAGGATAAAAAACGATATCAAAACGCTCATAGCTGCTCCAACTACTCACGGTTCTGGCAGTGAGGTCACAAAGTATGCTGTCATAAAATTTAGTGACGCGAAACGCTCCGTTGTCTCCGACAAAATATGTCCGCATTTTGCGATTCTTGACGTAAATTTGGTTATGGGTCTCCCGAGAGATCTCACCCTTTACACGTCAATCGATGCTTTCTGCCACAACGTGGAGTCCTACTTCACAAAGTTTGCCACACCACTCGTCAATGTCGTCTGCGAGCAAGGCATGAAAAAATTCTTTGAGGGGATTGATGGGGCGATGGAAGACAGCAAGCCGGCCAGAGAAAAGATGATGCTTTGCTCCCTTCTCGGCGGAATCGCGATAACTTGGGGACAGGCATACCTTATCCATGCTCTCAGTCACGTGATCGGTGCCAGACTGGATCTACCCCACGGT
Coding sequences within it:
- a CDS encoding thioredoxin family protein; translated protein: MIIIEILGTGDAKCRRVEDNCRKALEELGVKGKVVPVYDVDEMVKRKITTSPAVLINGKLVSSGSVPSIQEIKSWLRK
- a CDS encoding Ig-like domain-containing protein, with amino-acid sequence MAFFTTVLFFLSLVILAGPSRAAPQVVSVNISDNLITESDDGGTLTITITYNEDMDTSVDPDIAFDPDIVASGTLTFNSGAWTSSRTYEANYTIADVDEEVSGVDVIVENAINLGGEKQDPYTEPDAIDVDMYIGIPTLIYPINGENTNDNTPILQWQSLIDGSPPVWYYVSVSDNATFPYENASSGWITDNNWTTPNLSDGVWYWRVRARDNAGNEGGWSSVWSFRVDTIPPAAPSLVSPPDGENTNDNTPTLVWNNVFENSLPVVYTIEVDNENTFTAPLVFTTTLTVWSTTGTSSVTTSVLPDGVYYWRVKARDNAGNDGPWSSVWSFRVDTIPPAAPINLQISPDNWTKINSFTLTWTNPPDPSGVVMAYYKFDSPPTSPSDYNGSAPATGIISNLSVPGEGVRTIYLWLEDGVGNANPAAHSTVQAKLDLYPPQKPEISSNITADTPTSRNSPSFSWTSVGGPSPVMYYYRLDGYDESWKATTETSTSYSDLPDGEYIFRVRAVDTGGESETAIYRIIIDTTPSTLELTITGIALTETATGWFGESSTNTITLSGRLEPGSRMTINGNPVSVSAGSFNTTLMLSPGTNVFRIRIVDPAGNVTERILTIVYSAPPVSLPPRELVMPLAVLAAIIIIITIVVFLRRFF
- a CDS encoding iron-containing alcohol dehydrogenase, with amino-acid sequence MLRTRVLFGDIQETLSGLDLKGKGLLCSRRRLNLKIADLDLDLLPVSPEPTIDDIRKYHVQIREKEYDYVLAIGGGSVIDTAKILAALMTNDGDPADFVGEDRIKNDIKTLIAAPTTHGSGSEVTKYAVIKFSDAKRSVVSDKICPHFAILDVNLVMGLPRDLTLYTSIDAFCHNVESYFTKFATPLVNVVCEQGMKKFFEGIDGAMEDSKPAREKMMLCSLLGGIAITWGQAYLIHALSHVIGARLDLPHGMANALFLPGFIKFFRAHPKMGELQRVLGVDVEREIESIYERYGVRSLSDFVTENEAMEIAEDAFKNRRLMGAGQREITLEELKEMVRFSL